Proteins encoded in a region of the Paenibacillus pedocola genome:
- a CDS encoding NfeD family protein, which translates to MSRFRKMLLSFTAAILLLMLGMPVLAGASGAAASSGAADSGAQIKSGPVFIIPVDQEIERGLQSFLERGFAEAASYGAVLIVLEIDTPGGLVDTAEQIGTLVRDSDIPTAAYIKGDAASAGSYIALNADTIIMKPGSMIGAASLVDMNGNHVDDAKMVSYWKSKMVGAAMLNGRDPDIAAGMMDVNLVVNKPELGVNKTAGQIIALTSDEALKAGYAEHLAGTPEDAVSWLGYSTEDIFYVKHTGAEKMSQFLTNPVVMTILLFIGIAGVVIEMLVPGFGVPGIIGTLAFALYFFGNYVAGFAGAETWLLFILGLVMLVLELFVPSFGILGLLGSVCLVAGVVRAAFSYTHALLNLGIAFAAAAVVIVIVAVIFKERGIWNRFILRDSLTKEEGFVPVPEKLNLLGAAGVSITPLRPAGTAMVGGERVDVVTEGSFINSGRPISVVKVEGGRVVVKESAE; encoded by the coding sequence ATGAGCAGATTTCGAAAAATGCTGCTATCCTTTACCGCCGCAATTCTGCTGCTGATGCTGGGTATGCCGGTTCTGGCCGGGGCAAGCGGAGCGGCTGCTTCGTCAGGTGCAGCGGATTCAGGTGCCCAGATTAAGAGCGGACCTGTGTTTATCATTCCGGTAGACCAGGAGATTGAACGCGGGCTGCAGAGCTTTCTGGAACGAGGTTTTGCCGAGGCGGCAAGCTACGGAGCTGTTTTGATTGTGCTGGAGATTGATACACCGGGGGGACTCGTTGACACTGCCGAGCAGATAGGTACGCTGGTCAGAGACAGCGATATTCCGACTGCTGCTTACATTAAGGGCGACGCCGCATCTGCGGGCAGTTACATAGCGCTGAATGCGGATACCATCATCATGAAGCCCGGGAGCATGATCGGAGCGGCATCGCTGGTAGATATGAACGGAAACCACGTGGATGATGCCAAAATGGTCTCCTACTGGAAATCCAAAATGGTAGGGGCAGCCATGTTGAACGGGCGTGATCCCGACATCGCCGCAGGGATGATGGATGTTAATCTGGTGGTGAACAAACCTGAGCTTGGTGTGAACAAAACCGCAGGGCAGATCATTGCTTTGACCAGTGATGAAGCGCTGAAAGCCGGATATGCTGAACATTTGGCAGGTACACCGGAGGATGCTGTGAGCTGGCTTGGGTATTCTACGGAAGATATTTTTTATGTAAAGCATACCGGAGCTGAGAAAATGTCGCAGTTTCTCACAAATCCGGTTGTGATGACGATTCTGCTCTTTATCGGGATTGCCGGAGTTGTCATTGAAATGCTGGTACCCGGCTTCGGTGTTCCGGGTATCATCGGAACGCTCGCCTTTGCCCTTTATTTCTTTGGCAACTATGTTGCCGGCTTCGCCGGGGCCGAGACCTGGCTGCTGTTCATTCTGGGGCTTGTGATGCTCGTTCTGGAGCTGTTTGTCCCTAGCTTTGGGATACTGGGTCTGCTGGGTTCAGTCTGCCTTGTCGCAGGCGTAGTGCGGGCAGCCTTCAGCTATACGCATGCCCTGCTCAACCTTGGGATTGCCTTTGCGGCAGCAGCGGTGGTAATTGTGATTGTCGCAGTTATCTTTAAAGAGCGGGGAATCTGGAACCGGTTTATTTTGCGGGATAGTCTGACCAAGGAAGAGGGATTTGTGCCAGTACCCGAAAAGCTGAACCTTCTTGGAGCAGCAGGCGTGAGTATCACTCCGCTTCGTCCGGCAGGAACTGCCATGGTCGGCGGAGAACGTGTAGATGTGGTTACTGAAGGCAGCTTTATCAATTCGGGCAGGCCCATTTCGGTCGTCAAGGTAGAGGGCGGGCGCGTGGTGGTAAAGGAATCGGCGGAATAA
- the floA gene encoding flotillin-like protein FloA (flotillin-like protein involved in membrane lipid rafts), with amino-acid sequence MGEASLIPILLIAVVVIIVLSVFFSFFPVMLWVSAWASGVRISIITLVAMRLRRVTPSRIVNPLIKATKAGLGLNINQLESHYLAGGNVDRVVNALIAAQRADIPLEFTRAAAIDLAGRDVLLAVQMSVNPRVIETPIVAAVAKNGIEVKVKARVTVRANIDRLVGGAGEETIIARVGEGIVTTVGSSNSHKDVLENPDSISRTVLSKGLDSGTAFEILSIDIADVDVGKNIGAYLQTEQAEADKRIAQAKAEERRAMAVAHEQEMKARVVEMKALVVEAESQVPLAMAEALRAGQLGVMDYMNLKNIEADTQMRGSLGKLNDGDDSNRPTNK; translated from the coding sequence ATGGGTGAAGCATCTTTGATTCCTATTTTGCTGATCGCGGTTGTCGTGATCATTGTTTTAAGTGTGTTCTTCAGCTTCTTCCCGGTTATGCTGTGGGTTTCTGCTTGGGCATCCGGTGTAAGAATCAGTATTATTACGCTGGTGGCAATGAGGCTGCGCCGGGTAACTCCGAGCCGGATTGTCAATCCTCTGATTAAGGCAACGAAGGCCGGACTAGGCCTTAATATCAATCAGCTGGAGAGCCATTACCTGGCCGGCGGTAACGTTGACCGGGTTGTCAATGCGCTTATCGCTGCCCAGCGGGCCGATATTCCGCTTGAGTTCACGCGCGCTGCTGCGATTGATCTGGCGGGACGTGACGTCCTGCTGGCCGTACAGATGAGTGTTAATCCGCGTGTTATTGAGACACCGATTGTCGCTGCGGTTGCCAAGAACGGGATCGAAGTGAAGGTTAAAGCACGCGTAACCGTCCGGGCCAATATCGACCGGCTGGTCGGCGGTGCGGGTGAGGAAACGATTATTGCGCGTGTCGGTGAAGGGATTGTTACTACCGTAGGTTCAAGTAATTCCCATAAGGACGTTCTGGAGAATCCGGATTCGATTTCGCGGACCGTTCTGTCCAAGGGCCTGGACTCCGGTACCGCCTTTGAGATTCTCTCGATTGATATTGCGGATGTCGATGTCGGCAAGAATATCGGCGCTTATCTGCAGACCGAGCAGGCAGAAGCAGACAAACGCATCGCGCAGGCCAAAGCCGAAGAACGCAGAGCAATGGCCGTGGCCCATGAACAGGAAATGAAGGCGCGGGTCGTTGAGATGAAGGCGCTGGTCGTAGAAGCCGAATCCCAGGTACCGCTGGCTATGGCGGAAGCGCTGCGGGCCGGACAGCTTGGCGTTATGGACTATATGAATCTCAAGAATATCGAGGCCGACACCCAGATGCGCGGCTCGCTCGGTAAATTAAATGATGGGGACGATTCGAACCGTCCGACCAATAAATAA
- a CDS encoding AAA family ATPase, whose translation MKPILLKLSGLQSYREQQEIDFASLTETGLFGIFGPTGSGKSSLLDAITLAMYGKVERAVNGTQGIMNHSEDQLSVAFTFELTSSAGPSRYRVERKFKRTGEQSVSNTISRFIQVTEDGDHVMADKLADVTRCVEEHIGLKMDDFTRAVVLPQGKFAEFLSLRGVDRRQMLQRLFHLEQYGDQLALKLSRRVKDNEAALRALEAEQQGLGSAGKADVEAAAARLQEAVRRAAECRKLLEAAQQRSERFAKIRELQEERSRREAKRQALLAQEESILLLEQKLGKADEAEQRLPALNAWRSAEAAWKSRLARAEGQEILAASAEREAAGLAAAEAAAQAALLAEEPALRQGADTYRRALELEAELGGLRQERAEVLARRDTASSGLAASQERMARERELLARGQKKQQELQQSLQPLAVRSQERQSLQEAMQRLQGLRSAETQWDSAERERQGRAAVLAAAETRAAAAEARRQELAAQRGGLVAAAALHLEDLRAAEAAAGEAAVRLEQHGGALEAALKNLELHRLSLALAGELQEGLPCPVCGSPDHPSPASSQDGGEREELEGRLQQVRLLARRALETRHRFHSLLEQDAAWLEQVYGEGMQGSPAESPAAVALDQSGAAGAGSAQSLGEVPDENLLDELESRLTAGKARSGGLRSGALEWQRVIQEQQQLCHKEAAAVQAESAWVQGLAAKAEELNARLGVLRQEWASLFPELALHEAEDAYRAMLAKDEQSEEIRGRLEISVKFLEEKSSAVQGLQEEIAGLDKELTHLHAQLEGKEALEREKEQRLHQWTGGRPAAGLLAECEQQLHKLQSALENSRQSHRQAAEKAQHELKEAAIARQAAESAHEHYTEAASRWEESLQSSPFGSASEVEAAALPPEERSAAAVQVRSHREAEAEVNLQLRSIEDKLQGAVLSSEEWLESQTALQRCKEDDEESLQHRARAERDLEDLQHRHVRWMELEGQRVEHAALQDSLSKLQAVLRGNAFVEYIAEEQLMQVCQAASQRLRFLSKQRYALEVDSGGGFVIRDDGNGGVRRPVSTLSGGETFLTSLSLALALSAQIQLRGQYPLQFFFLDEGFGTLDPDLLDTVITSLERLHNDQLAVGIISHVPELRARLPRKLIVVPAEQGGGGSHILLEKM comes from the coding sequence TTGAAGCCGATTCTATTGAAGCTCTCGGGGCTTCAGAGTTACAGGGAACAGCAGGAGATTGATTTTGCCAGCCTGACCGAAACAGGGCTGTTCGGAATCTTCGGCCCGACGGGCAGCGGCAAGTCCAGCCTGCTGGATGCCATTACGCTGGCGATGTACGGCAAGGTGGAGCGCGCCGTCAACGGCACGCAGGGCATTATGAATCATTCCGAAGACCAGCTCAGCGTAGCGTTCACCTTTGAACTTACCTCCTCGGCAGGTCCCAGCCGCTACAGGGTGGAGCGGAAATTCAAACGGACCGGAGAACAGTCAGTCAGCAATACCATTAGCCGTTTCATCCAAGTCACTGAGGACGGGGACCATGTCATGGCTGATAAGCTGGCTGACGTTACCCGTTGTGTAGAGGAACATATCGGACTCAAAATGGATGACTTTACCCGGGCGGTAGTGCTGCCGCAGGGTAAATTTGCTGAATTCCTGTCGCTGCGGGGTGTGGACCGCAGACAGATGCTCCAGCGGCTCTTTCATCTGGAGCAATACGGGGATCAGCTGGCTCTTAAGCTCAGCCGCAGGGTCAAGGACAATGAGGCGGCGCTGCGAGCGCTGGAGGCGGAGCAGCAGGGGCTGGGCAGCGCCGGTAAGGCGGATGTCGAGGCAGCGGCAGCACGGCTGCAGGAAGCGGTCCGGCGCGCGGCGGAATGCCGTAAGCTGCTGGAGGCTGCCCAGCAGCGCTCCGAGCGCTTCGCGAAGATCCGCGAGCTACAGGAGGAGCGTTCCCGCCGCGAGGCGAAACGGCAGGCACTGCTGGCCCAGGAGGAGAGTATCCTCCTCCTGGAGCAGAAGCTCGGCAAGGCTGATGAAGCCGAGCAGCGGCTGCCCGCGCTGAATGCGTGGCGCAGCGCGGAGGCCGCCTGGAAGAGCCGGCTGGCCCGGGCGGAGGGCCAGGAAATACTAGCCGCTTCCGCTGAGCGGGAAGCGGCGGGGCTTGCCGCGGCTGAAGCTGCGGCGCAGGCTGCGCTGCTGGCGGAGGAGCCGGCCCTCCGGCAGGGGGCCGATACCTACCGCCGTGCGCTCGAGCTCGAAGCCGAGCTCGGCGGGCTGCGGCAGGAGCGCGCCGAGGTGCTGGCGCGCCGGGATACGGCCTCCAGCGGGCTGGCCGCCTCGCAGGAGCGCATGGCCCGGGAGCGGGAGCTTTTGGCCCGCGGCCAAAAGAAGCAGCAGGAGCTGCAGCAGAGCCTGCAGCCGCTTGCCGTCCGCTCCCAGGAGCGGCAGTCTCTGCAGGAAGCGATGCAGAGACTGCAGGGGCTGCGCTCCGCCGAGACCCAGTGGGACTCGGCGGAGCGTGAGCGCCAGGGCCGCGCGGCGGTGCTCGCGGCGGCCGAAACGCGTGCTGCCGCCGCCGAGGCCCGGCGGCAGGAGCTGGCTGCGCAGCGCGGCGGGCTGGTCGCCGCAGCCGCGCTGCACCTGGAGGACCTGCGGGCTGCGGAAGCCGCCGCAGGAGAGGCCGCCGTGCGCCTGGAGCAGCACGGCGGCGCGCTGGAAGCCGCGCTGAAGAACCTGGAGCTTCACCGGCTCTCGCTTGCGCTTGCCGGTGAGCTCCAGGAAGGGCTGCCTTGCCCGGTCTGCGGCAGCCCCGATCATCCTTCGCCTGCGTCCTCACAGGACGGCGGCGAACGGGAAGAGCTGGAGGGCAGGCTCCAGCAGGTCCGCCTGCTGGCAAGACGGGCGCTGGAGACGCGCCACCGGTTTCACAGCCTGCTGGAGCAGGATGCGGCATGGCTGGAGCAGGTCTACGGCGAAGGCATGCAAGGCAGTCCGGCGGAATCTCCGGCGGCCGTGGCTCTGGATCAGAGCGGCGCTGCTGGTGCCGGGTCTGCGCAATCCCTAGGAGAGGTTCCGGATGAGAATCTGCTGGATGAGCTGGAGTCTAGGCTGACTGCAGGCAAAGCCCGTTCCGGCGGGCTGCGCAGCGGTGCGCTCGAGTGGCAGCGGGTCATACAGGAGCAGCAGCAGCTATGCCATAAGGAGGCCGCAGCTGTGCAGGCTGAATCCGCATGGGTACAGGGGCTTGCAGCCAAGGCGGAGGAACTGAATGCCCGGCTAGGCGTCTTGCGTCAGGAATGGGCCTCACTATTCCCCGAGCTGGCACTGCATGAAGCGGAGGATGCCTACCGCGCGATGCTGGCCAAGGATGAGCAGTCCGAAGAGATCAGAGGACGGCTTGAGATCAGCGTGAAATTCCTGGAGGAGAAGAGCTCCGCTGTGCAGGGGCTTCAGGAAGAAATCGCAGGTCTGGACAAGGAGCTGACGCACTTACACGCACAGCTTGAAGGCAAAGAAGCCCTGGAGCGTGAGAAAGAGCAGCGCCTGCACCAGTGGACAGGCGGCCGTCCCGCGGCTGGTCTGCTTGCAGAATGTGAGCAGCAGCTGCATAAGCTGCAGTCTGCACTGGAGAACAGCAGACAGAGTCACCGCCAGGCTGCGGAGAAAGCACAGCATGAGCTGAAGGAAGCTGCTATTGCCCGGCAGGCGGCAGAATCAGCTCACGAGCACTACACCGAGGCAGCTTCCCGCTGGGAGGAGAGCCTGCAGTCTTCTCCGTTTGGCTCGGCCTCCGAAGTGGAAGCGGCAGCTTTGCCGCCGGAAGAACGGAGTGCCGCTGCTGTACAGGTGCGGAGTCATCGCGAGGCTGAGGCTGAGGTGAACCTGCAGCTGCGCAGCATTGAAGACAAGCTGCAGGGTGCTGTGCTCAGCAGCGAGGAATGGCTGGAGAGTCAGACTGCCCTTCAGCGGTGCAAAGAGGACGATGAGGAGTCGCTGCAGCACCGGGCGCGCGCCGAGCGCGATCTGGAAGATTTGCAGCACCGCCATGTGCGCTGGATGGAACTTGAGGGCCAGCGGGTGGAGCATGCCGCGCTTCAGGACAGCTTGTCCAAGCTGCAGGCAGTGCTGCGCGGAAATGCCTTCGTTGAATATATCGCTGAGGAGCAGCTGATGCAGGTATGCCAGGCCGCGTCACAGCGGCTGCGCTTCCTGAGCAAGCAGCGGTACGCGCTGGAGGTCGACTCGGGAGGCGGCTTTGTCATCCGCGATGACGGGAACGGAGGCGTGAGACGTCCGGTCTCCACGTTGTCAGGCGGCGAGACGTTCCTGACCTCTCTCTCGCTGGCGCTTGCCTTATCGGCACAGATCCAGCTGCGGGGGCAGTATCCGCTGCAATTCTTCTTCCTGGATGAAGGCTTCGGCACACTTGATCCGGACCTGCTGGATACCGTCATTACTTCTCTGGAGAGATTGCATAATGATCAGCTGGCCGTCGGCATCATCAGCCATGTTCCCGAGCTTCGGGCACGGCTGCCGCGCAAGCTGATTGTTGTTCCTGCCGAGCAGGGAGGCGGGGGTTCGCACATTCTTTTGGAAAAAATGTGA
- the yqfC gene encoding sporulation protein YqfC, which translates to MTRIGRRLRGWTNGVLDLPQDVLQELPRITLIGNKELYIENHRGVLNFSSGQLTIALVNGSLEISGEGLMIRNILGQELAVEGIIGEIRYKGSEEKP; encoded by the coding sequence ATGACCCGTATCGGCCGCAGGCTGCGGGGATGGACAAACGGGGTACTGGATCTTCCGCAGGATGTGCTGCAGGAGTTGCCCCGGATCACCCTGATCGGCAATAAGGAGCTATATATTGAGAATCACCGCGGCGTGCTGAACTTTTCCTCTGGACAGCTTACGATCGCGTTAGTGAATGGTTCACTGGAAATTTCCGGGGAAGGGCTTATGATCCGGAACATACTCGGCCAGGAGCTGGCTGTTGAAGGCATTATCGGTGAAATCAGATATAAGGGAAGCGAGGAGAAACCATGA
- the rpsU gene encoding 30S ribosomal protein S21, with protein sequence MSETKVRKNETIDAALRRFKRSIAKDGVLAEVKKRKHYEKPSVKRKKKSEAARKRKF encoded by the coding sequence GTGTCTGAAACGAAAGTTCGTAAAAACGAGACAATTGATGCTGCACTTCGTCGCTTTAAACGTTCCATCGCTAAAGATGGTGTCTTGGCTGAGGTGAAGAAACGCAAGCATTATGAGAAGCCAAGCGTAAAGCGCAAGAAGAAGTCTGAGGCTGCTCGTAAGAGAAAGTTTTAG
- a CDS encoding histidine triad nucleotide-binding protein — protein METVFSKIIEGTIPSKKVFENERILAFYDIEPAAPVHVLIIPKKFIASMNDVTAEDLPLIGEIHAVAQQIAIELGIAETGYRLINNCGPDSGQAVPHLHYHLLGGAKLGALVGTSASHA, from the coding sequence ATGGAAACCGTCTTTAGCAAAATTATTGAGGGCACAATCCCTTCCAAAAAGGTTTTCGAGAACGAGCGGATTCTGGCGTTCTATGACATTGAGCCTGCTGCGCCAGTGCATGTGCTCATTATCCCGAAGAAATTCATCGCCTCGATGAATGATGTCACGGCGGAGGATTTGCCGCTGATCGGCGAGATTCATGCTGTGGCACAGCAAATTGCCATAGAGCTTGGCATTGCGGAAACCGGCTACCGGCTGATCAACAACTGCGGACCGGATAGCGGACAAGCCGTGCCTCACCTTCATTATCACCTGCTGGGCGGTGCCAAACTGGGCGCTCTTGTCGGCACTTCAGCTTCACACGCTTAG
- a CDS encoding GatB/YqeY domain-containing protein, whose translation MNLSERLNEDMKQAMKSKDKFTLSTIRMVRSTIKYLEIDLKRTLDDNEVLDILSREIKQRKDALQEFESAGRDELAASTKAEIEIIIKYLPTQLSEEEIKVIVQQTIQETGASSKSDMGKVMSALMPKVKGRADGKLVNQAVLQFLQ comes from the coding sequence ATGAATCTTAGCGAACGATTGAACGAAGATATGAAGCAAGCGATGAAGAGTAAGGACAAGTTCACACTCTCCACCATTCGAATGGTTCGTTCTACGATAAAGTATCTTGAAATAGATTTGAAGAGAACATTAGACGACAACGAAGTGCTTGATATCCTTAGTCGTGAAATCAAACAGCGCAAAGATGCCCTCCAAGAATTTGAATCAGCGGGTCGCGACGAGCTTGCCGCGAGTACGAAGGCAGAAATCGAGATTATCATTAAGTATCTTCCTACGCAGCTTTCCGAAGAAGAAATTAAAGTAATTGTACAGCAGACCATCCAGGAAACCGGTGCTTCTTCGAAAAGTGATATGGGTAAGGTCATGAGCGCGCTGATGCCTAAAGTCAAAGGTCGCGCCGATGGTAAACTTGTGAACCAGGCGGTTCTGCAATTTCTGCAATAA
- a CDS encoding exonuclease SbcCD subunit D, whose amino-acid sequence MRILHTGDWHLGRTLEGRSRQKEQEQFIDELVEIADSAQADLILMAGDVYDSVNPPAAAEQLFYDAAARLTAGGRPLVVISGNHDQPERVASVSPLVLRQGITLVGMPTSMPVTVHAVRTGETAKIAALPYPSEARLGELLAGESGEDELRLAYSARVGKLMKLLGREFTPQTVNLAMSHIYVLGGVESDSERPIQVGGAYTVDPSALSCGAQYTALGHLHRAQRVKADGMIRYSGSPLAYSFSEAGQAKSVTLVDVVPGGEPVFEEIYLRCGRPLVNWRSSGGLEEVYRWLDEGRDASAFIDLELRLTEAMSMNDIQRLRKSREGIIHIRPVYPQMELELEEISRSRMPVQELFRKFYRRQTGGAEPEDSLIRLFLELAEEEDRRQPEEGEVN is encoded by the coding sequence ATGCGCATATTGCATACAGGCGACTGGCACTTGGGCCGAACGCTGGAAGGACGGAGCCGGCAGAAGGAGCAGGAGCAGTTCATCGATGAGCTGGTGGAGATTGCCGACTCTGCGCAGGCTGATCTTATTCTGATGGCGGGAGATGTCTATGATTCGGTGAATCCTCCGGCGGCGGCGGAGCAGCTGTTCTATGATGCTGCTGCAAGACTGACGGCAGGCGGCAGGCCGCTGGTCGTCATCTCCGGCAATCATGACCAGCCGGAACGCGTAGCCTCGGTCTCCCCGCTTGTACTCAGACAGGGCATTACCCTGGTGGGTATGCCGACTTCAATGCCGGTAACGGTGCATGCAGTCCGGACAGGCGAAACCGCCAAAATCGCTGCGCTCCCTTATCCTTCAGAAGCCCGGCTCGGTGAGCTGCTTGCCGGGGAGAGCGGTGAGGATGAGCTCCGGCTCGCTTACAGTGCCCGGGTAGGCAAGCTGATGAAGCTGCTGGGCCGGGAGTTCACCCCGCAGACCGTAAATCTGGCGATGAGCCATATCTATGTGCTTGGCGGAGTGGAGAGTGATTCAGAGCGTCCGATTCAGGTTGGCGGAGCGTATACCGTAGATCCGTCTGCTTTGTCCTGCGGGGCACAGTATACGGCGCTTGGACATTTGCACCGTGCCCAGCGGGTCAAAGCTGACGGGATGATCCGCTACAGCGGCTCGCCTCTGGCCTACAGCTTCTCCGAAGCAGGCCAGGCGAAGTCGGTAACGCTGGTAGACGTCGTTCCCGGCGGAGAGCCGGTCTTCGAGGAAATCTATCTCCGCTGCGGCCGTCCGCTGGTGAACTGGAGATCCTCGGGAGGGCTGGAGGAAGTTTACCGCTGGCTGGATGAAGGCCGGGATGCCTCAGCCTTTATAGATCTGGAGCTGCGCCTGACGGAAGCGATGTCCATGAATGATATTCAGCGGCTGCGCAAATCGCGGGAAGGGATTATACATATCCGCCCGGTTTATCCGCAGATGGAGCTTGAGCTGGAGGAGATCTCCCGCTCACGCATGCCGGTGCAGGAGCTTTTCCGCAAATTCTATCGGCGGCAGACCGGGGGAGCGGAGCCGGAGGACAGCCTGATCAGGCTCTTCCTGGAACTGGCGGAAGAAGAGGACCGGCGGCAGCCGGAGGAAGGGGAGGTGAACTAG